A single genomic interval of Carassius auratus strain Wakin unplaced genomic scaffold, ASM336829v1 scaf_tig00033283, whole genome shotgun sequence harbors:
- the LOC113081165 gene encoding CASP8-associated protein 2-like isoform X1: MDLMDELYGDLDDKPFGTLHLIEDSVDIYSGLENSPKIDGNRFKVNPLLSPHTMESMDIYEDIFREEQEEKDATYNELKNKFDGAQKQVKELFSQLQLLQTKNSSLNSENILLKKNICSLIKTARMEIVRKDGEISRLSNRSGQGIYGQNVCRSQMEIGPTNTRPCLNNSTCSVLISQGTRKDNVLNEVNQHKGRNQLSDYCTYPPTTSTKTPQPFEVLQRCPRTDLDNPLQCQNKSAAKSNSKTIHCSQTLTVQPEQEYIPVHPNRTLEIVKNPTTFTVAGVSNALKTNDSALRVPDITTDCSLKDNKNSPSELEDKLEQPQKCTSQDKQCNSNDANESQKSQRRENSKSGRTEKDLIKVSSVSNENRNQQPEVPVNLKSSEQLKSPSSRSHKASPSVSSQKSSKSLVKTAAEVETQSQRQLNNQNADRISRETKPSGLSTTTCTVVDEASHSQSHKGKKRDSSGHERNKEKSFSAERRSSRTERSRNHEQKRQKESDRSKRNEGNNSSSSSKERSNRSDSSKEYERRSVREKDNKDEDKRSKKQVDACGQAFSSAICDFQHKDVYKEKSSKSKGSHIYDNKTRKMEDFKCPDKNGNSDENCFGAKGIDKDRKRKKGGHLEHRVHKHKASKNYLTKDNRNSSPKGHNVVGKGQDSKSEQDRHLETASPSMVAVGSDPCKTTEDNSPNRKLSFMETLNLTLSPLKKQKQSSDPREAIGVTSKDASPENSNLSDPGEEFFVIDELKDNVEQEDVDPLPTAPSKTEDFTSSCKHSGQVVDLFTAVVSEKPSVEQTDMDVQEENANKSQEAVDKVPAIDKSKEEKNTKISESNMLDKDSLSKLTLTRESPNHVCNNGTEDSLRFVNNSVVSKNLPIKTSEVAVPDNIPDSRVEGYQQQDPFTNVSEETKRSPSIKSQDLPPRSNGICQDDVSSSDKAQSIPKINSSRISDSSVNMEVSSSTISADIVEPSKIICDFEEVDTSTTVGEETMSSSQPGFPEPDSTEKEEQSTKSSNPVLFCPDEDSMMLTLKNIKVIPEPLSPLTSPVRQVKKLQPHSAEKQPHVKSLNKDLSSVTTGCNEDDVNMDMNKENKSPDTSVTAPSYKGTKYALSASGTEKDELEDGEIVSESEEEGPLFIQTPPRVKDKSTLRTDPSPKLSAVGKRVSPKKSCIPAKYSERSKSSKSSASNVSPSLSKRRFKTVSPPLKAAVYTIDGFMNMLRSIRVELRKKYMKLQKNVTKTAFCCIVDMSQASFIEFINAVDLEKMCCQGNGIKVRLNKIISSIMSKVTKNGIVNRIFEQRAGDLKQKLWTFVDGQFEFLFKELNTALKSGSETSKNGSFENKNATLKRKETESEVVEKKTLNTPGHLHRAKMSKVDTGSFVRAPPPNNLPCRGLGSRGKNIKAAMNEDDQPAKVATSHRPPTSSSERSVHEGTSGSETRISSNVQHLSHNGSTQDFEILTEQQTTSLTFNLVSDSQMGEIFKCLLQGSDFLESSVPIGNNTSCPLSTPRKEGLRGESLIGIMTPNKTTPSKFITSWPSISPYKFASNNKMLVDPAILDESCLLEVPSNSEPCRLSLQSTVIPQKSYSILAEDLAVSLTIPSPLKSDSHLSFLHPGTGQPPSSSNSVLSAHYSEDAVLDGEDATEQDIHLSLDTDNSSCGSSPSRTWEASDSPGFQFQPNLPMQAVVMERSNDHFIVRIRRTSSGPFKSNRNEGKAGPVSAECQEPFLKPNLTLTHEDLGSTPGETSNKIPAIVDKSSNISDKAIEAQQSSQKSSSEGVCDEQTSLNNDEHVSKEACITAHEKSSATESETSEVVSGKVKSAIQSSHAPESETERVSRKSKEHRSAPKAKHQKVKKSQDKHSKSRHKKRSKSSTEKHSKIVVPQVSPSNLSAKNVIRKKGEVVVTWTRDEDRDILIELKMRGTSPKTFGALSKRLKKSTEQIEERFSQLMKLFKKKGKMEN, from the exons ATGGATTTAATGGATGAACTTTATGGAGATCTTGATGACAAGCCTTTTG GTACTCTGCATCTCATTGAAGACTCGGTGGATATATACTCTGGCCTGGAAAACAGCCCTAAGATTGATGGGAACAGAT TTAAAGTCAACCCTCTCCTTTCCCCACACACAATGGAATCAATGGATATATATGAGGACATTTTCAGGGAAGAACAAGAAGAAAAGGATGCAACTTATAATGAG TTAAAGAACAAATTTGATGGAGCTCAAAAGCAAGTTAAGGAACTGTTCTCACAGTTACAGCTACTGCAGACAAAG AATTCCAGTTTGAACAGTGAAAACATACTCCTGAAGAAGAACATTTGTTCTCTCATCAAGACGGCTAGAATGGAGATTGTGCGTAAGGATGGGGAAATTAGCAGACTCAGTAACAG GTCTGGTCAAGGAATTTATGGTCAAAATGTTTGTCGATCTCAAATGGAAATTGGTCCGACAAACACAAGGCCTTGTTTGAACAATTCTACATGTTCTGTTTTGATATCACAAGGTACTAGAAAAGATAATGTTCTGAATGAAGTAAATCAGCACAAAGGTAGAAACCAACTGTCGGATTACTGCACATATCCACCAACAACATCAACTAAAACACCACAACCATTTGAGGTGCTCCAGAGATGCCCTAGAACTGATCTTGACAATCCTCTGCAGTGTCAGAATAAATCTGCTGCTAAATCTAACAGTAAGACTATTCACTGTTCTCAGACCCTCACTGTTCAACCAGAGCAGGAGTACATACCTGTTCATCCTAACAGAACATTAGAGATTGTAAAAAATCCTACCACATTTACAGTGGCAGGTGTTTCAAATGCTCTCAAAACGAATGACTCTGCACTGAGAGTTCCCGATATAACTACTGATTGTAGTTTGAAAGACAATAAGAACAGTCCATCAGAACTAGAAGACAAGTTAGAACAACCTCAAAAATGCACAAGCCAAGACAAACAGTGTAACTCGAACGATGCGAATGAGTCACAAAAGTCTCAAAGAAGAGAGAACAGCAAGTCAGGAAGAACTGAAAAGGATCTCATAAAAGTTAGTTCTGTGTCCAATGAAAACAGGAATCAGCAGCCTGAGGTTCCAGTTAATCTTAAAAGTTCAGAACAGTTGAAAAGCCCTTCCTCGCGGTCACACAAAGCCTCACCATCTGTCTCTTCCCAGAAAAGTTCCAAAAGTTTAGTTAAGACCGCTGCAGAAGTAGAGACACAGAGTCAAAGGCAATTGAATAATCAAAATGCAGACAGAATTAGCAGAGAAACAAAACCCTCTGGATTGAGCACCACAACTTGTACTGTGGTGGATGAAGCAAGCCATTCCCAAAGCCACAAAGGGAAGAAAAGAGATTCAAGTGGCCATGAAAGGAACAAGGAGAAAAGTTTCAGTGCAGAAAGGAGGAGCAGCAGAACTGAAAGAAGCAGAAACCATGAGCAGAAGAGGCAGAAGGAGAGTGACAGGAGTAAAAGAAATGAGGGTAACAACAGCAGTAGTAGTAGCAAAGAAAGAAGCAACAGATCAGACAGTAGCAAAGAGTATGAGCGAAGGAGTGTGCGGGAAAAGGATAATAAAGATGAAGATAAAAGATCTAAGAAACAAGTTGATGCTTGTGGGCAAGCTTTTTCTTCTGCCATATGTGATTTTCAACACAAGGATGTTTATAAGGAGAAATCATCGAAAAGCAAAGGGTCTCACATCTATGATAACAAAACTAGAAAGATGGAGGATTTCAAATGCCCtgacaaaaatggaaattctgatGAGAATTGTTTTGGAGCCAAGGGTATAGACAAggacaggaaaagaaaaaaaggtggaCATTTGGAGCATAGGGTACATAAGCACAAAGCATCAAAAAATTATCTTACCAAAGATAATAGAAATAGCTCTCCTAAAGGGCACAATGTTGTTGGAAAAGGTCAAGATAGTAAGAGCGAGCAAGACAGACACCTTGAAACTGCATCACCATCAATGGTAGCTGTCGGCAGTGATCCCTGCAAAACAACTGAGGATAATAGTCCAAACAGAAAACTGAGTTTCATGGAAACACTGAATCTTACCCTATCACctcttaaaaaacaaaagcagTCCTCTGATCCAAGAGAAGCCATTGGAGTAACATCTAAAGATGCCTCACCTGAAAATAGCAACTTATCTGATCCTGGGGAGGAGTTCTTTGTCATAGATGAATTAAAGGACAATGTTGAGCAAGAAGATGTGGACCCTCTGCCCACAGCTCCAAGTAAAACAGAAGACTTTACCAGTTCTTGCAAACATTCTGGACAAGTTGTTGATCTTTTCACCGCTGTAGTCTCCGAGAAGCCCTCAGTTGAACAAACAGATATGGATGTACAAGAAGAGAATGCCAACAAAAGTCAAGAGGCTGTGGACAAAGTGCCAGCGATTGATAAAAGCAAAGAGGAGAAAAATACCAAGATTTCAGAATCCAATATGTTAGACAAAGATTCATTATCAAAATTAACCCTTACAAGAGAATCTCCAAATCATGTATGTAATAACGGCACTGAAGACTCCCTGAGATTTGTAAATAATTCTGTGGTCTCTAAAAATTTGCCTATTAAAACGTCAGAAGTGGCAGTTCCAGATAATATTCCTGATTCAAGAGTTGAAGGTTATCAGCAGCAAGATCCTTTTACCAATGTATCTGAGGAAACAAAAAGGAGTCCTTCGATCAAGTCTCAGGATTTACCACCAAGATCTAATGGGATATGTCAAGATGATGTGTCATCCTCAGACAAGGCACAAAGTATTCCTAAAATTAATTCTTCTAGGATTTCTGATAGTTCTGTCAACATGGAAGTTTCCTCTAGCACAATTAGTGCAGATATTGTTGAGCCAAGCAAAATTATTTGTGATTTTGAAGAAGTGGATACTTCCACCACTGTTGGAGAGGAGACCATGTCATCTTCACAACCTGGTTTCCCAGAGCCAGATTCCACAGAGAAAGAGGAACAGAGCACAAAGTCATCAAACCCTGTTTTGTTTTGCCCTGATGAAGACTCCATGATGCTTACTCTTAAGAACATCAAAGTTATTCCAGAGCCCCTCAGCCCTCTTACAAGCCCAGTCCGTCAGGTGAAGAAACTACAGCCTCACAGTGCTGAGAAGCAACCACATGTTAAAAGTCTTAACAAAG atcTCTCATCTGTAACAACTGGCTGTAATGAGGATGATGTAAATATGGACATGAACAAGGAGAATAAATCACCTGACACATCTGTCACAGCTCCCTCCTACAAAGGGACAAAATATGCCCTCTCCGCTAGTGGAACTGAGAAAGATGAGCTAGAGGACGGTGAAATAGTGAGTGAAAGTGAAGAAGAGGGTCCTCTGTTTATCCAGACTCCTCCAAGAGTAAAGGACAAATCAACTTTAAGGACTGATCCAAGTCCAAAGCTATCTGCAGTTGGGAAAAGAGTGTCCCCAAAGAAATCTTGCATCCCTGCTAAATATTCAGAGCGAAGCAAGAGTTCAAAGTCATCTGCTTCTAATGTCAGTCCCAGCTTAAGTAAAAGACGCTTTAAAACTGTCAGCCCACCATTGAAAGCAGCCGTCTACACCATAGACGGATTCATGAACATGTTAAGATCTATTCGAGTTGAGTTGAGGAAAAAGTACATGAAGCTTCAAAAAAATGTCACTAAAACGGCTTTCTGCTGTATCGTGGATATGTCTCAAGCTTCTTTTATAGAATTCATTAATGCTGTTGACTTGGAAAAAATGTGCTGCCAAGGCAATGGCATCAAAGTAagacttaataaaataatttcatctaTCATGAGCAAGGTCACCAAGAATGGCATTGTCAATCGTATCTTTGAGCAAAGAGCTGGAGACCTCAAACAGAAGTTGTGGACATTTGTGGATGGGCAGTTTGAATTCTTGTTCAAGGAACTGAACACAGCACTCAAAAGTGGATCTGAGACATCGAAGAATGgatcatttgaaaataaaaatgcaactctTAAAAGAAAAGAGACTGAAAGTGAGgtagtggaaaaaaaaactttaaacacaccAGGGCATCTTCACAGGGCCAAGATGTCAAAAGTTGACACAGGAAGTTTTGTCAGAGCGCCCCCTCCGAACAATCTCCCTTGCCGGGGCCTTGGGAGCAGGGGTAAAAACATCAAAGCTGCCATGAATGAAGATGATCAGCCGGCAAAGGTGGCAACATCACATCGGCCTCCTACTTCATCCTCTGAAAGGTCTGTCCATGAAGGTACCTCTGGATCTGAGACTAGAATATCTTCCAATGTCCAACATCTCTCCCATAATGGATCGACTCAGGACTTTGAAATTCTCACCGAGCAGCAAACAACAAGCTTAACCTTCAACTTGGTCTCTGACTCTCAAATGGGAGAGATATTCAAGTGTCTTTTGCAAGGGTCTGATTTCCTTGAATCCAGTGTTCCCATAGGCAACAACACAAGTTGTCCACTCAGCACACCTCGAAAGGAAGGACTTCGAGGGGAGAGTTTGATTGGGATTATGACCCCCAATAAGACAACCCCATCTAAATTCATCACATCCTGGCCTTCTATTTCCCCCTACAAGTTTGCTTCGAATAACAAAATGCTAGTAGACCCAGCCATTCTTGATGAGAGCTGCTTGTTAGAAGTTCCTTCTAATTCTGAACCATGCCGGCTTTCACTTCAGTCAACCGTAATCCCTCAGAAATCATACTCTATCTTGGCGGAAGATCTAGCCGTGTCCCTTACCATTCCCTCACCACTAAAGTCAGATAGTCATTTGAGTTTCTTGCACCCTGGAACTGGACAGCCACCATCTTCCTCAAACAGTGTCCTGAGTGCCCATTATAGTGAAGACGCTGTTCTTGATGGAGAAGATGCCACTGAGCAGGACATACACCTTTCTCTGGACACTGACAACTCTAGTTGTGGGTCGAGTCCCAGCAGAACATGGGAGGCCTCTGATTCACCTGGTTTCCAATTCCAGCCCAATTTACCAATGCAGGCTGTGGTAATGGAGAGGTCAAATGATCATTTCATCGTGCGAATAAGACGAACATCATCTGGCCCATTTAAAAGTAATCGAAATGAAGGGAAAGCAGGACCAGTATCAGCTGAATGTCAAGAGCCGTTTCTCAAACCTAATCTCACTCTGACCCATGAAGACCTGGGTTCCACACCTGGAGAGACATCGAATAAAATCCCAGCTATAGTAGATAAGTCCAGTAACATTTCAGATAAAGCAATAGAAGCTCAACAGTCAAGCCAAAAATCCTCATCTGAAGGTGTTTGTGATGAACAAACATCCCTCAACAATGATGAGCATGTTTCCAAAGAAGCATGCATTACTGCGCATGAGAAAAGTAGTGCAACAGAGAGTGAAACATCAGAGGTGGTGTCAGGAAAAGTAAAGAGCGCCATTCAGAGCTCACATGCACCAGAGTCTGAAACCGAGAGGGTGTCAAGGAAAAGCAAGGAACACAGGTCAGCACCAAAGGCAAAGCACCAAAAAGTCAAGAAATCTCAAGATAAACATTCCAAGTCTAGGCATAAGAAAAGGTCAAAATCCTCCACAGAAAAACACTCCAAAATTGTAGTACCTCAGGTGTCCCCTAGCAACCTGTCTGCTAAAAATGTAATTAGGAAGAAAGGGGAGGTAGTGGTGACGTGGACCAG GGATGAAGATCGGGACATACTCATTGAGCTTAAAATGAGGGGCACTTCACCCAAGACATTTGGTGCTCTGTCAAAAAGGTTAAAGAAGTCAACAGAGCAG ATCGAGGAGCGATTCTCTCAACTGATGAAGCTGTTCAAGAAGAAAGGGAAAATGGAGAATTGA